Genomic segment of Apus apus isolate bApuApu2 chromosome 9, bApuApu2.pri.cur, whole genome shotgun sequence:
TTCCACCATATTAAACAATCTTCATCTGATGGAGGAAGTCAAACCACataggaaaagaggaaatattatttctactttcctgtgaagaaattttaaagtaacttaGAAATGGACTTCCAGCTTTCAGCAATGCATTCTTACATTggttaggaaaaagaaagcctATAGGGAGAACAGATTCTCACTGGATTCAGAGGTACCctcaaaaacagaaaaatatttgcatggaATGAAGAATCTCATTCGTGCGTTTCCTTCTTTCAAAAGACcaaataatgataataaagCAGCATGCTAAAGGGCAATGTTTATCCTGGAGTCTGGATGAGAACTGCCCAGGGAAATTTTTGCTGAGGTAGACTCCATCACTGGATGGAAAGGCAGACTTAGAATAGTTTCCTTCCCAAGCCTTTATGCTCTCCAAACTTGCCTACTGAATATCTAAGTATAGCTTACAAAATAAGTATCTTCTACATTTCTTCTGTAAATTTTTACCGGTACCCTGGAGTTTTTTGTAGATTCATGTCCAGAAACTTTGGAGACAAATTATTTATTAGCACAAGTTGTTAAAGTTTGCCACTTTCCTGGAAAAGAGATTTGTTTTCAGATAAAGCAAGTCACGGGGAAGAGATGTTTGCCTTTTTACCAGTCATTACAGAATGGACTGCACTTCCATTAAGACAATAAAGAGTCACTAGAAATTGACTGTTCTACAAAGCCTTAACATAACTTTCTCAGTTAATGATCAAGATATTGGAAAAGATATCTAGcacaaaagagagaaacagaaggaggtctggaataaaaatattctcaagTTCTGCCTGATTAACTCCTCTATGatgaagaaaacttttctgctttctatttGTAAGGatggagaggaaagaggagCTGCCATGCAAAAGAACCTCAGAACATCACCATCTAGATacaatttttctattttatgaatatttttgaGCTTGAACAACTCAAGTTTTTCTAGAAGACAAAGCTGGAAAGGGTCGTCATCAGCTGGCTAGGAAGagggggaaattatttttttgacagCTGCCTGAAATAGAGGGAGCAGACAATTAGCGGGACAGAAACCCTCCCCCCGACTCAGTTCTCACTGGTAACAGCTAGATAGACATTAATTGTGTGCCTCCCCCTTGATTGTCTTCACAGCTGAGAGGCCAAGAACCAAACAGGAATTAAAGACGactaagcagaagaaaatattactctgaaaattagaaaataagatCCTTAAAATAGTGtgcattttaagtattttcaaaattaaatcaaattagTAGTTCGTCTTTCAAAAGTTTTAAATAGACattgttggttttatttcagtttaagttacttaaattcagttttctattttattttattttcttaggaaAGAAGGGGCACTGCACAGCTAATGGGATGATTATGTATGATAAAGCTGTTTGGTCTCCCAAGCCCTGTGTCACCTGTCTCTGTTCAAAAGGAGAAGTGATATGTGATACAACCATGTGCCACCCTCTGAAATGTCCCAAAACTATTATACCTGAAGGAGAATGCTGCCCTGTTTGCTCAGATACTGGTACAGTACaccataattatttttactattttaaacaTACCTCATGCAAAACCTAACATAAATACTACATTTaatgatagaatggtttatAAGGTACACATTATCCTTCTATAGAGAAAACAACTCCTGAATTACATAAGCAGTCTCAATAATTTCTACttaatttccttcagtttcttagAGCACATGGGCTATTACATTCGAGTTTGATATAATATTTAAAGAGAAGATGTTAAGTATccaatagtaaaaataaatatatttatttttttattttcccctttctgcttcttccctcctACTTTTAGAAAACTttggtaaataaaataaatacaatctcATTACATTTCATATCCCACTTACATTTACAAATGATTGATCAATAATCACCAGCCATTATTATTGTTTTAGACATACACAAGACATATAATAAACTTTACAGGCTCATAAACCTGTTAGAAGCATGAAAATATGCAGCTATTTGatataaaacaagaaaagaaagccaACTCACAAAAGGAACAACAGAACTACAATCTTGCCTTCTTcataaatgtaaacaaaatcagtatctttaaaaagaaaaggaatagagaagataaagaagaaatattatttccttcccCCACTCCCAATATCCTATGTCTGCAAGATACTGAACTTAACCTCCtcttactgtaaaaatattatttagcttcatgtgtgtgcatgtatgtgaCACACAGAGATGCACTGATGAGAGACATCATAGAAATTAACTGTAGAAGTCATGTTGATTAAAACAAATTCCTTTAAGTTGactttccccctttttttctggaggtgCAACAAATTGATACCTCTCTACGAACTGTTCTGTATGTTTGGCTCAATCATTTCTCAGACAAAATATGTCTCTTCTGTCAAGCAGCAATATAAGactgcattttcattctttcaaaTCATCTTGTAAGGGGAATACTACTCTTCTATAGTTACCATATTTTACTATAGGAGCGGAACAATGTTTATGAAAACTTTAGTTTCATATCCTCTTATGACACAactttttttattctcattGCCTCTGGTTAGCCTCCTCTTTGGATTCAAGTATTATTTCACTGGATGACGTAAGTGAGTTGTCTGGTGATTCTCCAGAACCCAATGACCTTGACAATGCCAATGTATTGTCACCAGCACCTACTCAAACTAAAAAAGATGAACAGTTTGGAACAGAAGTGGTAGagtttaaagagaaagaaagtaataaaaaagataagaaaagaaaaaggaaaagcaaaaaaaatcgACAGAAGTCTAAAGCTCATTACAGAGAAAAGAAGCCTATCACAAGAAAGGAtgctgcagaagaagaaatacaagatGAAAGTGATGAAGATGATGGTACTTTCAAAATGACATCTCATTTCCCAATTCCTGTTCCACCCATACAAGCTCCCCCTTTGCCATCTGGATGTTCCACCTCAGACACCACAGTAAGCTGTATTAATGCCAAACTTACACAAATCCCGCCAATCTCAGATCCAGATCTAACAAGTCTAGACCTTACAGGTAAGTAATGGGTGTACTTTGCATGATTTTTCTCATGAATTAACATTATCCATTGTAAATGCAGTTAACTGCTATTCCTtatcataaaaatgtattagatAGAATTTTACAGCTAAGCCTTTAAACCAATATTAAACATGTTAAATTTGCTTACTAGTGTTTAAATACTAATATATCTACATGCAATTATGGTACACAGTACaactattttaataatatattttttatgtaCAATACAGTGCAACTCAGATGCATACTTTAATTTGTAACTCAAACTATTTTCTTGAATTCTGTCCTAGGAAATAGTATCACTACTATCTCAGATGAAGCGTTCAATGGGATACCTAATTTGGAGTGGATTGACTtgagtaaaaataatattaccTCTCCTGGCATAGGTCCACAAGCATTCAAAGTAAGAAAGCCTAACTTTTCTGTGGCTATTATTCCTTCAAGGAAagtttgttctgcttttcagtctATGGATCTAAACCAGTTTGCACCTAGTATGAGTAACCATTGTATAATTACAATACAGTTAAACCTGGCTTTTCAAGAAATCTCTCATAATAATCAAGAATATCTAGAGATTCTTTAATAACATTCACCAAGTATTAAATGTTAAagaataagagagagagaagtggaTGGAAAAGACAGATCTGGAAAGTGTCTcaacagtgaaataaattttagTGAGGCTTGTATCACACCAGGCAGTTAAGACAAACCTGGAGGAAAGAAGGCTTCAGTGGATTCAGTGCTAAAACAACTCCACCTTTTAAAAGCAATTCTCACTACTACATGATTACTGATCTGCATTTATCAAAATTCAGGTATGACAATTTTtcatactaatttttttaagctggctAAAGTCATGGCCACTGAAATTCGCTGTAATTATGTTGAGCAAAGTAAATTTGCTGACCTACAGAAAACCACCAATTTGCTCACAAGTGAAGGGTATAAACACAATTATTCATAAATGCATATATTTCGAACTCCTAAATACTGCAGTGGTGTAGTAAGGTAATGCCTACATGACTCAAAGCCAGCAGCAGTAATACAAGCAGTTATGACTGGATAGCTGCAGGATGGCTATGTGGAAAGTTAAAAAATCAAGCTCTTCTGCTTTCACATTACCTGAATTGGCACTTTTGTTAGTATTTAgcataaagaaagcaaatagtTAGGACTGACagtagaaaaacatttttaaattcaaaacacTGTATACTACAGCATTGCTGCTGAAAATCTTCAAAAAGCTTGTGTTTAAAGGAAATGTTAATTGGGATTGTACTATATGTTTAACTATTCATTTTACACCTTGATAATTGAAGTTACCTTCTTTGTCCCTATGATTAAGAGCCTGAAAAAACTAAAACGTTTGTATTTGGATGGAAATATGCTGGTACATATTCCCACTGCATTGCCATCAActttggaagaaataaaaataaatgacaacCACCTTCATGCCATTGATGAAGATGGCTTACAAGGTATTTAGAAAACTAATATCTATCatataaaaatatgaagataaatatgaaaagcagaatgtttAACCAAATACATCTTGCTTGATATAACCAGACAAATAATCACTAGCTTTTAAGTGCCATGTTTTCAAAGGGCAACAAAAGCTGAAAGATTTGCATGACAAAGttttttgaaattacatttccCATTCTCATGCAACTGCTATTGTCCCAAAGCAGCTCATATTTAAGAATACTAAGAAGAGATGGATTTGATGTTGAAGATACGTACTGTCCTGACATGTAACCTGATTGTTTTATGTGTGGTGAAACtcttaactatttttaaaattacgtaaaaattaacagaatttGATGTGCATGAAAAATAAGGCAGAATATAATTGGAGTTAACCAATATCATGTAAAGCCAAGCCAAATGTGaaccttttaatttaaaatcttcaaaCTACATTGTTAGGAGGAGCTATtgaaagctgttaaaaaaagcGCTATTTGGATTAGTGAATAACAAACTTGTTATTATGAAATAGTATTTCCTGCTTATATACATTATCCATTATCACGTAAGTGACTGGAGACCCATGGAGACCCCACTGGGCAACTGCACAAAGGTCAGCATCCACACAGTACTGCAAGCATCATCTGCACATAACCTTGAAGTAATAAAGCCTAAATGGCAGCACTAGCTCCAAGTCTtacagctgctttcttttccattctaaAATAAAGCTCTAGGCAATCTCTGAAGTTCTACAAACTATTAAACAATATAATTCTATTATTATgagataataaattaaattcctttCACTTCATTTCTTCGTTGCTGTGAACCAATCTGAGTAATGTTTAAGACAGTTAAATTTTAAACATGCATTTTAACAAGATATGAAATGGCAttaattaacagaaataaacaactTTTTCTTCCCAGATTTAAAGAACTTAGTCACCCTGGAATTAGAAGGAAATAAGCTTAGTGAAGCAAATGTCAGTCCTTTGGCCTTTTATCCTTTGAAGAGTCTCTCTTATTTACGACTGGgaagaaatacatttagaaTTATTCCACAAGGTCTTCCTGCCACTCTTGAggtaaaaccaaaacaaaacaactaaaagggaaaaaaaaccaacccaaacaagaaagtttttttcccccagacaCTTTcactatatattttttcctgcttacaGCCTTACTTACCATCTGGTAGagataaatttaaatttaataaatttGCTTTTAGATAtactaataatttttattctcaaATCACTGTTTCTAGAAATTCACTTATATACCAGCTCCATCCCAGAATGTATCAAAGGTATCTTTTAAACCTGAATTTGTCTAGTACTGCCTCACAAACTAGTACAGCCTGCAACTTATGTCTGTTCACTTACATACCATTAACATCCCACTCCTAATACAGATAATGTTTTAGTGCAAAAATGTGAGCTTTGAGGTGCCACACAGAGTAAAGTTCACAAGACAGCAATAAGAAGAATGAGAGATCTAGAAAGGAAAGCCTACAGGAACCAAGATTGTCTAGTGTGAAAAAAAGGGATCCGTGTATCTAACCATCTTCCTTTTTTGGCTGGCCCAGGTCTCAATTTCCCTGCTTTTCAAACCTTTACTGAATTCCACTTCATTTGAGTAGGGACAGTGTCTGAATGGGAGgtttaatttccttctctgaacAGTTTCCTCATTCTCTGCTTACCTCAGTCTTTACTTCAAAAGGTAATTCTTGCTACCTATTAATTTCACAATCTCTTCTTGattctgtctttccttctgcaaaaccaacaatatattttctgtaacaTTAGCTTCTTCTACAGCTACTATCTGCAGCTTTACTTCAGCCTCATGTTCTCCACTATCCACTCACAcgttaaatttttctttttttccccactccttAATGAAACCCTAAACACCTACGCCAAGCTTATCGACACTTTATATGCTTTtggaacatttaattttaaaacaacaccTAATAAATTTacaaacactgatttttcagaatatgaagttgcttttctcttttcccaaagCCTTTCTCTACAGGCCCTACATTCTTTCTCAGGTCCTATATGTTTTTTAGCCattgctctgtttttatttcacattataTTTATCCTACATTAGAAGCTATTACCAGGAACTTAATctatacaatttttttatgttgcagACTCACAGtgttatgttttttaaaacattaacattttatattCCTACAAATTTTAAAGTTTCAAAGCTCACAAGTGacaagcaaaaaatattaagaaagcaaaactcagtatttttctcAATAGTAATTTTCCAATATAACAAAATTTAACAACTTCTTGCAATCTCCTCACTCTCACATTATATACTCTTACACAAGCAAGTGTAAGAGTATATAAGCAAGACAAGATACAACTTGTCAAGCACGCAAGACAAACGATACAACTGGTTTTGTATTCAATATTCCAAAGCAATCTGTAGTCTCACAAATGAGAAAACCAAACTATTGCTTTGAATATGTTTCTGAAAGTCACACTACAGCTACAAACTGACTCTGATTCAGATTCTTATTTCTTTATCCAGAAATTAATGGATGTATCAGGTCATATGGAGGAAAGGTAACAGCTGCCTTTTGAATTTTCAGTGGGAAAGAACAGCATATTTTGCtttcacacattttctttccaaatacaCTTGCAGGAGTTATACCTTGAAAATAATCAAATTGAAGAAGTGTCAGAAATTTGCTTTAACCATACGAGAAACATAAATGTTGTTGTGCTAAAGCACAACAAATTAGAAGAGCACAGAATAGCACCTTTGGCTTGGATAAACCAAGAGTAAGTAtggataatttaaaatatattttatttttctctgttagtagtgagtcagacaatggaagaaatatttacaCTTCATTACTTCTAACTTGAAATCTTTCgatttgcttattttctttatctaATTAGTCTTAATTTCCTTTGCTTAAATTGTATTACCTAGGAGTTATTCAGTcagctttaaaacagaaagatcTTATACCTCCAAACTGTATCATATTaacataaaagtaaaaatatttttctgaccATCCAATCAAAAACTGAACATTAATTATCAAGAATATGCCATACAATGATATGATAATTTGGTATTAATATATCATTAACTtaaaggtaatttaaaaataatttaatattgtCCTAGCCTTATTTCCCATCAGATTAAAATTGTATAAGAAAATAAGATTGAGATGACTGTGCAGCTGCATTGTGCAATAACAGAATATAAGCAGAGCAAGAAACGAGaatgaaagcagcaaaagatgctgctgcttttgattCTTCCAGTAAATAATTTGCTAAGCTATGGAGTGTTTCTTCCCATAACCTACCAGCTGCAGCCCTAACAGTTGATTTCTGGATTTGCAAACTGCTTAATCTGAATACAACTACAATGTTACTAACAGCTTCTCTAGAAGTGAATCACATTTGAATTATTCTAAAGGAGCCATTCACAAAACAATTCAATTTCAAATTGGCTTTagaataacatttaaaaatccatgTCAATGGGGTAACCATAAAGTCCCAAGCTTAATACGTGCTTATCAGTGGAACTCATTATTGCAATTCTCCAGTGCTTATCAATCACAAATTAGTCCCTTGGGTTTCCTCTATGCAACCTTCTCTCTGTACTTACtactgtagatttttttcccatcaatAGAATTCACTGGGCTTGATTAATAATTAATGACTTCAATTCTTTCTATTCCCAGAGTAATTATGCATGACCATGTTCCAGAAAATGCATTCTGTTCcaataaaagaaacatatttccatttgaaatttAGTTTCCTTGTAATCAAATGAAGCATTATTTTGTACAGTACAGCACGTAGCATGATCAATGCAGTATGCTCTATTTtcatcccattttttttttctcctttaatgcAGGAACTTGGAATCAATTGATCTCTCTTATAACAAGTTATATCATGTTCCCTCCTATCTGCCAAAATCTTTACTACATCTGATACTTATAGGAAATCAAATTGAAAGAATTCCAGGATATGTCTTTGGTCACATGAAGCCAGGATTGGAATATCTATACCTGTCCTTTAACAAACTTACTGATGATGGAATAGATCCAGTATCATTTTTTGGGGCATACCACTCTCTGAGAGAGTTGTTTCTGGATCACAATGAATTAAAGTCTGTGCCATTTGGAATTGATGAAATGAGAAAATTGCGTTTTCTAAgactgaataataataaaataaggtAATTTGCAAGCTCTTTGTTACACTAAGGACATTAAAATGTCACATGACatgctttgttttaataactttttacttttaaataattacatttaataacatttctgaATGAGAAGCTAAATCCTGCGTTTTGAGAAAACTTAGCGTACTGATTAAGTTGACATCTTCAAATGTCTAAATGAACAGCatctctaaaataaattatgaagtTATGAGTTATCTTGAATAATCAAAATATAATTCCTCCCACAATGTCACAGGACTGTCCCTCCAGAACGCATCTGCAAGGCTCATATCATTGATGATGATCACGAGAAcagtgaagaggaagagaatgaAGAGTCACTTTTGGAACATGTTCATCTTGAAAACAACTATATAAAGACCAGACAGCTGTCACCACATGCATTTCCATGTATAAGATCCTATTGCAGTGTTGTTCTCAAACCACAAAAGAGCAAATGAAACCAAACTTTGGCATTGCCCTATTGTCTAGAAGTACAGCTTTATTTATTCTCTGCTACTAACTGGTCTGCTTACTAGTGATTTAAGCCATTCTTACTACCATAAATAAGATACAATACATTATATACTGAATTACGGTAGCAGTGTATTTCTCAACATAGATTcattataaaaacattaaacgtaaaaataaaagtgcaagATTAtgtactatttttttatttctattgaCAGAAATCCTACACAATACATCAAACACCCAGATACACACTCCACAAGATgagatttcagaaaagaagaatatAACTAAACCCCAACATGGACATGTCTTAATTAACTGAATTTAAAACATGCTAAGTGGTACCATCTGCTTTAAAAACTATACAAATAAGCTTGAGCTATCAACATTCTTCCAGTGCAATAATAAAATTTCTTCAAACATACATGGTACTGGATTTTCTATGAAACATTTTGCAGTGATAAATTCTCTTCCAactgaaatgtgaagaaaaaaaatattgattttttagttttaaatgacCCTGAAAACTTTCCATATTCAAGCACAGAATCTAATGACTTAAAGAAGGGAGCAATTAATTTCTATGTGGATGCTTCTTTCCTTATTTAAagtgtatttgattttttaaaaattattttaaactcagAGTGGTAGGTCCCATTCTTTTGTACAATGGTTAGTTTGCTAGCTTTTCATAGTGTTCAGGATCAGGATCATGTTGCCCATTTAGGGGACTAATTAGAGTGTCTCAAAACTTTTAGATATTCAGGTAGTTGTTATTTGAAAACTTCCAGATAGTCATAATCACAACTTCAGAGAGAACATTGATAAAAGCAGTTTCAGTAATACATTTGATATAAATGTCTGCCTAGACAAGAGTagtaagtgtttaaaaatacatctctgtTTCTCTAAAAAGGACTTTGAagattttgaagatttttttaatctctgagttaaaaaaaaaaaagcatgttcaATATTGTGCTCCAAATGCTAATACTATAATCTTTCTCTAAAGTGGCCAAAAATTTGATTAAAAGTagttagtatttttattttaaggaacaATTTCAATAAAAAATGGAGGTAAATTCAAGATATTTCATATTTATCAAATTCTATGGTCCTCTCCTATGAGAGCAGGCTGGTAGTAGAAATTAATTACAGGTCACTGGCAAGTCATGATTCTTCATGTAACCTCCACTCATTTGGAGGAAATTGTACATAACAGTCTTACTGTCTTATTGAAAAGTGAAAAAGGGTATAAACATCCACctaaaaaatactaataatatagcatatataatatatataatattcaTAACAATATGTTTGACTTATTCAGTAGACATACATTCCTGTTTTCTAATGAACAAAAGAGattcctgctgcttttgcttgtGTAGTAACATTATCCTTCAATTACAGCTAGTTACTATTAAATCCCAAACTCTCAATTTCAAGGCAAAAGGCTTCAATTTTAGTTCTCTTGGCAGAGTGTAAACtgttttaaatgggaaaaaaacagcagacgTGAAATAAGAGCTCTGATTTAATGTTGTCAACAACTTCTGTACAGTTGCAAGGCCCAAAATATCGTGGAAAAATGTTGGAATGCTTTTTCCATCTAAAAGTAGTAAAGACGTCACTTACAAAACTCTAAAATGTATTAAACAGATTTCCTTTTCCACATTAAGCAATGACAGTATGATCAAAAGGaattcagctttttgttttcctaataaATTAACACATTACTCAGAAGTTTTATAACAATTCAGGCATCAAGCAGCCACACTCAAATGCTAGCAGGTACAATTTTAACAATTTTGTTACAAATGCTGCGATGAAATTCAATGTAAATACATTGCTTTAATGTTTCCAATCTTAGCTTTGATAAACTGAGTTATTAAGACCAGCTAATAATGTACTGCTTTCTACAAAGTGCTTTGATGCAGTTCGGTAAATGCAGGGAACTTCCATTTCAAGTGTGCAGTATTATGAGTATACATACAGAAAACTGTAGGTTTTGCATGAAGTTTTACTGAAACAAATCTATGTTTCTCTGTGGGAACTTTTCATATGATAGTAATTCCTAGGGAAAATATATAAAAGCTgacttattttttccacataacaaatatttttctcaaaggAGCAATACTGAACACAGCTGTGGAAATACTAGATATTCAACAACATTATCAAGCAAGACAATAATCTTTTAAGTGAGTTATGTAACAGTATTGTTAAAGGattaaaattaggaaaaaggATTAAAACTGACTTTATCTTTTTCACAATAACTTCTCCAAAATCCTGAAAGTTGGCTGTGCCATTACATTTTATCCTGTCGCCTCATGCATTCTGTTCCTTAATGACTTTCATAGTTAGGGAACAACTTCCATCAATAATATTTTGTGGTTCATATCTCCTTTTAAATGactattttttataaatacatatggCTTGCTTTCTTCTAATGGAAGATTGTTCCGAACTTCTTTAGTAAAACTTATTCACTACCAGTCTGCCAGAGAGaactttttccatttattttcagcagtttgGCTCTCCTAACAAAGAACTCAGGAAGCAAGACTTTTCCTCTTTCAATTAGACCAATTACTTTTTGGGTCtatataaaacattaaaatctaCTTTCTTGCACATTTACACAGCTGaactataaatatttcattacatttGGTTTTAATCTGCCACCCACTCATTTCTTTTGTGTTAACCTAGTTTTTGCAttagaaaaggcaaaacaattattttctcattctttcttgAGGGTATATGGATTCAAATAGATCTGTATTACCTACATTCTGCACTTATTTTGAAGGCCAGTTTGATAGCCTCTGGTAAAACCTTAACATGGATTAAATCTCCTTTTCAGTTGAATTATATGTCTTTCCAATCTTCTGAGCAAAGAACAGCACATGGTTTTATGTGAGGATTCGTGCATCTTTTACATTAATTGTAAAACATATAGAAATTATAATAATGATGAAACAAAAGTATAGTTGCAGTATGAATCATATGCTGACAGATTACCAAAGATGTAGCTAGCTtgtttaacaaaataaaagctataAAAAAGCTATTGTTAAGGAagcttacattttaaaatcagagatGCTACCTACTGCTGCAGGCAAGCCAAATGGAAATGACTCCTGGAATATAagcattcaagaaaaaaaaaataatagcctTTTCTTTACAAATTGTTCTACCAAAAAGCTCTCATTTTCCATACCACAAGTTAATATGCAATTATgacatatattttctttcaacttACATAAGTATTTCCACTAAGTGGTAAAAGTGACTTCTATCATCTAGTGAACTTATATCTATGATAAAAAGTAATGCAAAACCATTCAGGGAACCAAACAACTAACACATTCTCTATTTCCaaaaaacatctttgaaaataGTGTACTAGACTATCTGACTGACCATTTTAGCCTACGGTTTTTTATAGCTTAGCttataagttgttttttttccactttctttactttttctgtCAATTATTCTGTTATAACACCTACCACACCACACCACTGCATGTGCAATGGTGAGGCCGAGTCCCCCTCTATATCCAACCAGCCAGTCTTTCACTGCCTAAACCAAAGCAACCATGTGTGTGGTCAAGGTTGCAGCACGTTCAACCCAGAGGGAACAATGCCAAGAATGTCTTTGCTACTTTATACAatcagtttgattttttaatacGTAAGCACAACTGGTACCAACAGCTGCAGAACTTCAACATATTTTCACTGGTGAAAACAATAACCTTAACAGTATAGTTATTAGATCAGTTACGGTGCATCAAATGAATGTTAACAATCAGCAGAATACATTATGATATATAAGTAATAAAGCCAAATGCAattatctttttccttctgtacttAATGACTATGTTATAAATGTGGTATTTACTGCTTCCATTTCTAATAGTCTATCACAAACAGTCCAAGTCATCGTCTTTTGGATCcttgaatttttaatgtaatataaattacttttgttAATAAgtaaagttagaaaaaaataccaaattaaattaaactatCTTTGCAGTCC
This window contains:
- the ECM2 gene encoding extracellular matrix protein 2, whose translation is MQTTSLACCFLLVSLCFDFSQNETSAPLRKQRRRMRYRGLRSSSAGHGSPRMKLPAPVAVAPSIPLVNFDDSVMGVFDSLIGLGGHESSYSVLPGKKGHCTANGMIMYDKAVWSPKPCVTCLCSKGEVICDTTMCHPLKCPKTIIPEGECCPVCSDTASSLDSSIISLDDVSELSGDSPEPNDLDNANVLSPAPTQTKKDEQFGTEVVEFKEKESNKKDKKRKRKSKKNRQKSKAHYREKKPITRKDAAEEEIQDESDEDDGTFKMTSHFPIPVPPIQAPPLPSGCSTSDTTVSCINAKLTQIPPISDPDLTSLDLTGNSITTISDEAFNGIPNLEWIDLSKNNITSPGIGPQAFKSLKKLKRLYLDGNMLVHIPTALPSTLEEIKINDNHLHAIDEDGLQDLKNLVTLELEGNKLSEANVSPLAFYPLKSLSYLRLGRNTFRIIPQGLPATLEELYLENNQIEEVSEICFNHTRNINVVVLKHNKLEEHRIAPLAWINQENLESIDLSYNKLYHVPSYLPKSLLHLILIGNQIERIPGYVFGHMKPGLEYLYLSFNKLTDDGIDPVSFFGAYHSLRELFLDHNELKSVPFGIDEMRKLRFLRLNNNKIRTVPPERICKAHIIDDDHENSEEEENEESLLEHVHLENNYIKTRQLSPHAFPCIRSYCSVVLKPQKSK